The genomic interval ctgtctccttccccctatacatatctacctccatcactccagtatccctgcacattgttaatatggtacagaccctgtatatagtcaccttacccctctacatatctacctccatcactccagtatccctgtccccttaccactacacatatctacctctatcagtccagtatccctgtccccttaccactatacatatctacctccatcactctagtatccctgtctccttccccctatacatatctacctccatcactccagtatccctgtcaccttccccctatacatatctacctctatcactccagtatccctgtcaccttccccctatacatatctacctccatcactccagtatccctgtctccttccccctacatatctacctccatcactccagtatcccatatctacctccatcactccagtatccctgtcaccttccccctctacatatctacctccatcactccagtatccctgtcaccttccccctatacatatctacctccatcactccagtatccctgtcaccttccccctctacatatctacctccatcactccagtatccctgtctccttccccctatacatatctacctccatcactccagtatccctgtcaccttccccctatacatatctacctccatcactccagtatccctgtctccttccccctatacatatctacctccatcactccagtatccctgtctccttcccctatacatatctacctccatcactccatccctgcCATTGTTaatatccctgtctccttccccctatacatatctacctccatcactccagtatccctgtctccttacccctatacatatctacctccatcactctagtatccctgtctccttccccctatacatatctacctccatcactccagtatccctgtcaccttcccctatacatatctacctccatcactccagtatccctgtctccttcccctatacatatctacctccatcactccagtatccctggtCACCTTCaccttacccctctacatatctacctccatcacagTATCCCagtatccctgtatatagtccttacccctatacatatctccatcctccatccctgccagtatccctgtctccttacccctatacatatctacctccatcactctagtatccctgtcattGTTCCttgacccctatacatatctacctccatcactccagtatccctgtctccttccccctatacatatctacctccatcactccagtatccctgcacattgttaatatggtacagaccctgtatatagtcaccttacccctctacatatctacctccatcactccagtatccctgtccccttaccactacacatatctacctctatcagtccagtatccctgtccccttaccactatacatatctacctctatcagtccagtatccctgtctccttccccctatacatatctacctccatcactccagtatccctgtcaccttccccctatacatatctacctctatcagtccagtatccctgcacattgttaatatggtactgaccctgtatatagtcaccttccccctatacatatctacctccatcactccagtatccctgtacattgttaatatggtactgaccctgtatatagtcaccttacccctctacatatctacctccatcactccagtatccctgcacattgttaatatggtactgaccctgtatatagtcaccttacccctctacatatctacctccatcactccagtatccctgcacattgttaatatggtactgaccctgtatatagtcaccttacccctcttcatatctacctctatcagtccagtatccctgtacattgttaatatggtactgaccctgtatatagtcaccttacccctctacatatctacctccatcactccagtatccctgtacattgttaatatggtactgaccctgtatatagtcaccttacccctctacatatctacctccatcactccagtatccctgtcaccttccccctctacatatctacctccatcactccagtatccctgtcaccttacccctctacatatctacctccatcactccagtatccctgtctccttcccctatacatatctacctccatcagtccagtatccctgtctccttccccctctacatatctacctccatcactccagtatccctgtctccttcccctatacatatctacctccatcagtccagtatccctgtctccttcccctctacatatctacctccatcactccagtatccctgtctccttccccctatacatatctacctccatcactccagtatccctgtctccttcccccacaTTGTTACTCCAGTATGGTACAGACCCTGTAtcatccagtatccctgtctccttccccctctacatatctacctctatcagtccagtatccctgtctccttccccctctacatatctacctccatcactccagtatccctgtctccttccccctctacatatctacctccatcactccagtatccctgcacattgttaatatggtatcagaccctgtatatagtcaccttccccctctacatatctacctccatcactccagtatccctgtctccttacccctctacatatctacctccatcactccagtatccctgtctccttccccctctacatatctacctccatcactccagtatccctgtctccttccccctatacatatctacctccatcactccagtatccctgtcaccttccccctctacatatctacctccatcactccagtatccctgtctccttccccctctacatatctacctccatcactccagtatccctgtctccttccccctctacatatctacctccatcactccagtatccctgtctccttccccctatacatatctacctccatcactccagtatccctgcacattgtcaGTATGCtgttggaactgaccctgtatgtaGCTTCTTACTTTCTGTGTTCTTCTTAATTCTTGTTTGTATTTTTTGTGTTTTAGAATTGTATTTACAGTTGTAGAATTTTAGCTAAAGcaaaacctaatcctaacccttttcctaacctaaTTATCTTAACCTGCCTTTTTAATTTTCCTAAACTGCTACTTTAATTCGCCTAACCTGCTatattaattctcctaacctgttaagttaattctcctaacctactTCATGAATTATCCTAACTgttatgttaattatcctaacctgctatgttaattttCCTAACCTGTTATCTTAGTTATCCTAACCTtctacgttaattatcctaacctgctatgttaattattcTAATCTGCTATGTTAATTACCCTAACATGTTATGTTAATTTTCCGAACCTGCTGGGTTAATTAATTATACTAATCTGCTATGTTAATTACATAACTTGTTATGTTAATTTTCCTAACCTGCtgcattaattatcctaacctgctctGTTAATTCTCCAAATCTGTTATGTTAATTTTCCTAAACTACtgcgttaattatcctaacctgctatgttatttatcctaacctgctatgttaattatcctaacctgctatgttaattatcctaacctgctatgttaattatcctaacctgctatgttaattatcctaacctgctatgttatttatcctaacctgctatgttaattatcctaacctgctatgttatttatcctaacctgctatgttaattatcctaacctgctatgttaattatcctaacctgctatgttatttATCCTAACGTGTTTctctaattatcctaacctgctatgttaattatcctaacctgctatgttatttatcctaacctgctatgttaattatcctaacctgctatgttatttatcctaacctgctatgttaattatcctaacctgctatgttatttatcctaacctgctatgttaattatcctaacgtGTTTctctaattatcctaacctgctatgttaattatcctaacctgctatgttaattatcctaacctgctatgttaattatcctaacctgctatgttaattatcctaacctgctatgttatttatcctaacctgctatgttaattatcctaacctgctatgttatttatcctaacctgctatgttaattatcctaacctgctatgttatttatcctaacctgctatgttaattatcctaacctgctatgttatttatcctaacctgctatgttatttATCCTAACGTGTTTctctaattatcctaacctgctatgttaattatcctaacctgctatgttatttatcctaacctgctatgttaattatcctaacctgctatgttatttatcctaacctgctatgttaattatcctaacctgctatgttatttatcctaacctgctagTTAATTATCCTAACGTGTTTctctaattatcctaacctgctatgttaattatcctaacctgctatgttaattatcctaacctgctatgttatttATCCTAACCTGCTTGTTAATTAACAcaaacctgctatgttaattatcctaacctgctatgttatttATCCTAACGTGTTTctctaattatcctaacctgctatgttaattatcctaacctgctatgttatttatcctaacctgctatgttactttcctaacctgctatgttatttatcctaacctgctatgttaattatcctaacctgctatgttatttatcctaacctgctatgttaattatcctaacatgTTTctctaattatcctaacctgctatgttaattatcctaacctgctatgttatttATCCTAACCTGcaatgttaattatcctaacctgctatgttaattatcctaacctgctatgttatttATCCTAACGTGTTTCTCTAATTATCCTGATttgctatgttaattatcctaacctgctatgttaattatcctaacctgctatgttatttatcctaacctgctatgttatttatcctaacctgctatgttatttatcctaacctgctatgttaattatcctaacctgctatgttatttatcctaacctgctatgttatcAATCCTAATCTGCTATTtatttatcctaacctgctatgttaattatcctaacctgctatgttatttatcctaacctgctatgttaattatcctaacctgctaatcctaacctgctatgttatttatcctaacctgctatttttatcctaacctgctatgttatttATCCTAATATGCTCaaatgttaattatcctaacctgctatgttatttatcctaacctgctatgttaattatcctaacgtGTTTctctaattatcctaacctgctatgttaattatcctaacctgctatgttaattatcctaacctgctatgttaattatcctaacctgctatgttaattatcctaacctgctatgttaattatcctaacctgctatgttaattgtctaacctgctatgttaattatcctaacctgctatgttaattatcctaacctgctatgttatttatcctaacctgctatgttatttatcctaacctgctatgttatttatcctaacctgctatgttaattatcctaacctgctatgttatttatcctaacctgctatgttaattatcctaacctgctatgttatttatcctaacctgctatgttaattatcctaacctgctatgttatttatcctaacctgctatgttaattatcctaacctgctatgttaattatcctaacctgctatgttatttatcctaacctgctatgttaattatcctaacctgctatgttatttatcctaacctgctatgttaattatcctaacctgctatgttatttatcctaacctgctatgttaattatcctaacgtGTTTCTctattatcctaacctgctatgttaattatcctaacctgctatgttaattatcctaacctgctatgttaattatcctaacctgctatgttatttatcctaacctgctatgttaattatcctaacctgctatgttaattatcctaacctgctatgttaattatcctaacctgctatgttaattatcctaacctgctatgttatttatcctaacctgctatgttaattatcctaacgtGTTTctctaattatcctaacctgctatgttaattatcctaacctgctatgttaattatcctaacctgctatgttaattatcctaacctgctatgttaattatcctaacgtGTTTCTCGAATTAttctaacctgccacgttagtaATCATAAACCGCTACATAAAGTCAATCAATCAGTTCTGAGAAAACCCATCAGTCATCACCACACCGGAATGCACCTCCACACTGTTACACAAACACAAAACGAGTCTAATTTCACTCCAAAGGTGCGTTCACACAACAGACACAAGAAGAAAAGCGAATAGCTCAATCATATTTTCATggcgacaacaacaacaacaacaacaaaaatgttgaCTTTCCAAAGTCCATATCAGCGTCCGACTGGACACCAGTTCCGCACAGCAGCGGCGCGGCACGCAATGCGGAAGTGGTCAGCCGTAGCGTGCTTCTATGACAACGGCAGTAAACAACATGGCGCCGTGTGTGTGATCTCAACTTCATCACCCAccacccccccatctctctctctctctctctctctgaaaggtAGAACAACATTCAATACTTTTCTTGGAAATGCGTTGATGAAATGAGTGTATCTCCCGTTTTTTTTAATTTACGTGATGATACATGTTTGACATTGAGTGCAGCTTTGTGATTGCTACTGTTGTTGACTGACTGTATGCTACTGTATCAACAGTtcgctgtttttttttttaaatatgcaaCATTTCAAAAAGTAGCTAACAACCTGTCAAAGTTGTATTTGGTAAGATATACCTATTCATTTTGAAACCAGGAAGGCCTATCGATATGTCGTCAAAAAGTGACAACAAGCTCAGCACCTGTGGCAACCGGAGGAGATCGAGCGCGACTAAAGAGGATGTGAAGCGGATGTGTCCGCAGCAGCGGGCCCGGTACCTGGCCTACGAGGAGCCGCCGAAAGAGGCGAAGACCTGGATGGCGATGTCTCGGCAGCGGGTGTCCGCCTGGGAGTCTTCCGGCGCTGGGGGGAAGAGACATACAACTGTCGGTCATCATCAGTGCGACGAGAGGGACGAGGAAGAGAAGAAACGGCAAGACCTGATCATAGGACAGCTGAAGGCCGCGGAAGCCCGCAACAGAGTTCGGCAGATGAGACTGCAGTATCGGAGTATGAGGGTACGGATATCCTCCCCCTCGTTCTGTTccaaaacggcaccctattctatatatatatatatatatatatatatatatatatatatatatatatatatatatatatatgagccttatatatatatatatatatatatatatatcatatatagaATACATAAGGggaactaatatatatatatatatatatatatatatatatatatatatatagaataaataaggggcactatatatatatatatatatagaataaataaggggactatatatatatatatatatagaataaatAAGGggactactatatatatatatataataaataaggggactatatatatatatatatatagaataaataaggggcactatatatatatatatataatatatatatatatatatatatatatataataaataaggggactatatatatatatatatatatatatatagaataaataaggggcactatatatatatatatatatatatagaataaataaggggcactatatatatatatatatagtgccccTTATTTTGACAATATAAGGGGACAATATTCCTATGGGCCCCTGATCAAAAGTTGTCTCGTCCACAGAATGATATTGAATAGGGTGCCGTCTGTCTCCATATGCACACATAGGTTTTTAAATAATTCACATGGATGTAACTGCTTCTTGTCGAGCTTTGACTGCACACACAGTGATAACAAGCCTACCTTTAAATCCACTTTAGAAGTTCCTGTGGTAAGAAGTCAAATTATCttccatttttttctctctctcttcctcttcctctgccaTCCCTCTTAATTATGTCATGATGTCAATTACTGGGCCTGAACCACATTCATAATTGGCTTCCGCTCCCTGAGGTCTGAAtaatatgtttctctgtctgtgcatatctccatccatccctccgtGCAGACCGAGGAAATCAATCTAATTTGGGAAGCACCTCTTGTCATCATATTCacatagtatttatttatttctttttAAATTAAGATGAATTGAACTGCTCCATGATCATTTGCTAGGCTATAATTCCCCTCTGCACACAATAACAATGAACGTAGCCTCCTAGAAACCCCCCTGTAGTTTCATGTGAGAAACATGTAAGCCTATTATCCTCTTCTATTGTAATGGTTTGTTTACActtcctctgccctccctcttcATCAGAGTGGTATTATCAATCATTATGATGTCAATTACTGAGCCTGAACCACAATACTTCACGGTCTCTGCTCCATGGGGCCTGAACCACAATACTTCACGGTCTCTGCTCCATGGGGCCTGAACCACAATACTTCAAGGTCTCTGCTCCATGGACCTGAATACTATGTTTCCTTGTTTGtgcatatctccctccctccatcgatCTGTCCCTCCATCCGTCTATCCGTCCATGCAGACCCAGGAAATCAATCTAATGATTTCGTGCCAGTCCAGCGCCCAGACCGCCGTCCGTCTTGAGTTGCTGCTGCCAACGGAGGAAAGCAAGATAAATACCATCGATTGTCTGGACAAACTGCAGGTGGGTTAAACAGCCCCTCCCTCCCAACCCTCttccctccatatctccctccctcctttcccttggaaatataactgtgtgtgtgtgtgtgtgtgtgtgtgtgtgtgtgtgtgtgtgtgtgtgtgtgtgtgtgtgtgtgtgtgtgtgtgtgtgtgtgtgtgtgtgtgtgtgtgtgtgtgtgtgtgtgtgtgtgtgtgtgtgtgtgtgtgtgtgtgtgtgtgtgagacgctcaatatggaagtggacAGATGAAGTgaatgctacgctacaggactgttttgcagcacagactggaataagtgtgtgtgtgtatctgtgtgtgtgtcgaggtactgtatgtgtgtgtatatctgtgtgtgtgtgtgtctatatgtgtgtgtgtgtgtgtatctatgtgtgtatatctatgtgtatctaggtattagaggtcgactgattatgatttttcaacaccgataccgattattggaggaccaaaaaaagccgataccgatcaaTCGgacaatttgttttatttatttgtaataatgacaatgacaacaatactgaatgaacacttatgttaactaaatataatacatcaataaaatcaatttagcctcaaataaataatgaaacatgttcaatttggtttaaataatgcaaaaacaaagtgttggagaagaaagtaaaagtgcaatatgtgccatgtaagaaagctaacgtttaagttccttgctcagaacatgagaacatatgaaagctggtggttccttttaatatgagacttcaatattcccagataagaagttttaggttgtagttattataggaattctaggactatttctctctataccatttgtatttcatatacctttgactattggatgttcttataggcactttagtattgccattgtaacagtatagcttccgtcccctcctcgctcctacctgggctcgaaccaggaacacatcgacaacagccaccctcgaagcagtgttacccatgcagagcaaggggaacaaccactccactaACTAACTAGCTCCACTAaccaccccgctaactagctagccatttcacatcggttacaccagcctaatctcgggagttgataggcttgaagtcataaacagagcaatGCGTGAAGATTTGCGATGAGCTGCTGGCAtttgcacgaaagtgctgtttgaatgaatgcttatgagactgctggtgcctaccaccgctcagtcagacttctCTATCACATATCAAATCATAAACTTAAtgataataaacacacagaaatacgagcctttggtcattaatatggtcgaatccggaaactatcatttcgaaaacaaaacgtttattctttcagtgaaatacggaaccgttctgtattttatctaacgggtggcatccatcagtctaaatattcctgttacattgcacaaccttcaatgttatgtcataattatgtacaattctggaaaattaattacggcctttgttaggaataaatggacttcacacagttcacaacgagccaggcggcccaaactgctgcatataccctgactctgcttgcacgaAACGCAAGATaggtgacacaatttccctagttataagAAATTAATATTTGCAGGCAAtatgaactaaatatgcaggtttaaaaatatatacttgtgtattgattttacagaaaggcattgatgtttatggttaggtttggTGCAACGAAAGtgctaaatcatcacccgtttggcgaagtaggctgtgattcgatgaaaaattaacaggcaccgcatcgattatatacaacgcaggacaagctagataaactagtaatatcatcaaccatgtgtagttaactagtgattatgttaagattgattgttttttataagataagtttaatgctagctagcaacttaccttggcttcttgttGCCCTcgtgtaacaggtagtcagcctgccactcaggctcctcgtggagtgcaatgtaaggcaggtggttagagcgttggactagtaacaggaaggttcCAAAaataaatccctgagctgacaaggtaaaaatctgtcattctgcccctgaacaaggcagcccACTGTTCCcatgtaggccatcattgaaaataagaattagttcttaattaactgacttgcctagttaaataaaggtgtaaaaaatacagaataccgattgttatgaaaacttgaaatctgccataattaatcggccattccgattaatcggtcaagcTCTACTATGTAtatgtgtgagtcagtgtgtatgtgtgtgtgtgtgtgtgtgtgtgtgtgtgtgtgtgtgtgtgtgtgtgtgtgtgtgtgtgtgtgtgtgtgtatgtgtgtgtgtgtgtgtgtgtgtgtgtgtgtatgtgtgtgtgtttatgagctGCAGGAAGGAGCCTCTGTGTGTTTAATACCTCTGACAGTCTAAGCCGTTGAGGGTACTACACTGACATATGgagttgttttaagatggtcataccatgggtcattttgctatttgatttagtATTTTAGGACCCATTTAGGaatgaaaacatttaaaaaacacattCATATATGGCAAAAAAGATAGTCCCAAAAAACGataataaggaataaggttttgaagtgtctgtcctatatctaggagatataagaaagatcaggacaTATTTTAGTTTGTttgtacacatatttaaccccttatttgtGTTGACACAAAACTTCCTCCATGCTTCCA from Oncorhynchus tshawytscha isolate Ot180627B linkage group LG22, Otsh_v2.0, whole genome shotgun sequence carries:
- the LOC112241876 gene encoding protein LKAAEAR1: MSSKSDNKLSTCGNRRRSSATKEDVKRMCPQQRARYLAYEEPPKEAKTWMAMSRQRVSAWESSGAGGKRHTTVGHHQCDERDEEEKKRQDLIIGQLKAAEARNRVRQMRLQYRSMRTQEINLMISCQSSAQTAVRLELLLPTEESKINTIDCLDKLQRKRVEEILDDEKGLTITRR